From a single Rhizobium lusitanum genomic region:
- a CDS encoding GNAT family N-acetyltransferase, producing MSKIILQRLDDSFDRWDELLKLILASFAYMNDRIDPPSSALSLTPQSVKEKARSEIGYVALDDSQLAGCIFCRPEPSSLYIGKLAVLPAAQGKGIGKRLLELAETAARQRGLGVLRLETRIELTGNHATFARWGFRKTAENRHAGFDRTTSIEMCKALI from the coding sequence ATGAGCAAAATCATCTTGCAACGCCTCGATGACAGCTTCGACCGCTGGGATGAGCTGCTGAAGCTCATTCTCGCCTCCTTCGCCTATATGAACGACCGAATCGACCCGCCCTCCTCGGCGCTGTCGCTGACGCCGCAATCGGTGAAGGAAAAGGCGAGGAGCGAAATCGGTTATGTCGCGCTGGATGACAGTCAATTAGCCGGCTGCATATTCTGCCGCCCGGAGCCTAGCAGCCTCTATATCGGCAAGCTTGCCGTCTTGCCGGCAGCGCAGGGCAAGGGGATCGGCAAGCGCCTGCTGGAGCTTGCGGAGACGGCGGCGCGGCAGCGTGGACTCGGCGTATTGCGGCTGGAAACACGGATAGAGTTGACCGGCAATCACGCTACTTTCGCACGCTGGGGCTTCCGGAAAACCGCCGAGAACCGCCATGCGGGCTTCGACCGCACGACGTCGATCGAGATGTGCAAGGCTCTGATTTAG
- a CDS encoding 2-hydroxyacid dehydrogenase yields the protein MTTKKKPKVYVTRKLPDAVETRMRELFDAELNIDDQPRTQAELAEAVRTVDVLVPTVTDRIDAALIEEAGPQMKLIASFSNGTDHIDVEAAARKGITVTNTPNVLTEDTADMTMALILAVPRRLAEGARVLTDKPGEWAGWSPTWMLGRRIHGKRIGIVGMGRIGTAVARRAKAFGLAIHYHNRKRVSAATEDELEATYWDSLDQMLARVDIVSVNCPSTPATFHLISARRLALLQPTSYIVNTSRGDVIDETALIKILREGKIAGAGLDVFENEPSVNPKLVKLANEGKVVLLPHMSSATLESRIDMGDKVIINIRTFIDGHRPPNRVLPFR from the coding sequence ATGACGACGAAGAAAAAACCGAAGGTCTACGTCACGCGCAAACTGCCCGATGCGGTGGAGACGCGGATGCGCGAGCTCTTCGATGCCGAACTCAACATAGACGATCAGCCGCGCACGCAGGCGGAACTCGCCGAAGCTGTCCGGACAGTTGACGTGCTGGTGCCGACGGTTACCGACCGCATCGACGCCGCGCTGATCGAGGAAGCCGGGCCGCAGATGAAGCTGATTGCCAGCTTTTCCAATGGCACCGACCATATCGATGTCGAGGCCGCCGCCCGCAAGGGCATCACGGTCACCAACACACCGAATGTGTTGACCGAGGATACGGCCGACATGACCATGGCGCTCATTCTCGCCGTACCGCGTCGGCTTGCCGAAGGTGCGCGGGTGCTGACGGACAAGCCTGGCGAATGGGCTGGCTGGTCGCCCACATGGATGCTCGGCCGCCGCATTCACGGCAAGCGCATCGGCATTGTCGGCATGGGCCGCATCGGTACCGCCGTTGCCCGTCGCGCCAAGGCCTTCGGCCTTGCCATCCATTATCACAATCGCAAGCGCGTCAGCGCGGCAACGGAAGACGAACTCGAGGCGACCTATTGGGATAGCCTCGACCAGATGCTGGCCCGCGTTGACATCGTTTCGGTCAACTGCCCGTCGACGCCGGCCACCTTCCATCTGATTTCGGCGCGCCGCCTGGCGCTGTTGCAGCCAACCAGTTACATCGTCAACACATCGCGCGGCGATGTCATCGACGAGACGGCGCTGATCAAGATCCTGCGCGAGGGCAAGATCGCCGGCGCCGGCCTCGACGTCTTCGAGAACGAACCATCAGTCAATCCGAAGCTGGTGAAGCTCGCCAACGAGGGTAAGGTGGTGTTGCTGCCGCATATGAGTTCGGCCACGCTCGAAAGCCGCATCGACATGGGCGACAAGGTGATCATCAACATCCGCACCTTCATCGACGGCCACCGCCCGCCGAACCGCGTTCTGCCGTTCCGCTGA
- a CDS encoding molybdopterin-synthase adenylyltransferase MoeB: protein MDPLTPDEIARYQRHILLPEVGGAGQQKLKAARVLVIGAGGLGAPVLQYLAAAGVGTIGIADDDRVSLSNLQRQVIHDTGTIGELKTQSAADAIARLNPHVRTIRFEERFSTETAARHLAGFNLVVDGSDNFDTRYAAADAAELARLPLVTGAVGRFDGSVTTLKPYEAGVDGVLNPGYRDLFPTPPPEGLIPACAETGVIGALTGVIGTLMAMEAIKIITGTGEPLIGRLLLYDGLAARFDTIRYRRKRARAAAE, encoded by the coding sequence GTTATCAGCGCCATATCCTGCTTCCCGAAGTGGGCGGCGCGGGCCAGCAGAAATTGAAAGCAGCGCGTGTTCTGGTAATCGGCGCTGGCGGGCTCGGCGCGCCGGTGCTGCAATATCTCGCTGCCGCCGGTGTCGGCACGATCGGCATTGCCGATGACGACCGCGTCTCGCTCTCCAACCTGCAACGCCAAGTGATTCATGACACCGGCACCATCGGCGAGCTGAAGACGCAGAGTGCGGCTGACGCCATCGCGCGGCTCAACCCGCATGTACGCACGATCCGCTTCGAGGAGCGCTTTTCGACAGAGACCGCCGCGCGGCACCTCGCCGGCTTCAATCTCGTCGTCGACGGTTCCGACAATTTCGACACGCGCTACGCCGCCGCCGACGCGGCCGAATTGGCCCGACTGCCACTGGTCACCGGCGCGGTCGGCCGGTTCGACGGATCGGTGACGACGCTGAAGCCCTACGAGGCCGGCGTGGACGGCGTCTTGAACCCCGGCTATCGCGACCTCTTTCCGACGCCGCCGCCCGAAGGCCTCATTCCCGCTTGTGCCGAGACCGGCGTCATCGGCGCGCTCACCGGCGTCATCGGCACGCTGATGGCGATGGAAGCGATCAAGATCATAACCGGTACCGGCGAACCGCTGATCGGCCGGCTGCTGCTCTATGACGGACTTGCCGCACGCTTCGACACCATCCGCTATCGCCGCAAGCGCGCCAGGGCCGCCGCCGAATGA
- a CDS encoding class I SAM-dependent methyltransferase — MLETDKVFAGSIPENYDRYMVPLIFEPFTTDLAQRAASLSPSAVLEIAAGTGVVTRALAPKLSPDASYIVTDLNQPMLDYAASRQGPDIRIKWRQADALALPFEDAAFDLVCCQFGAMFFPDRSSAYREAKRVLKPGGHFLFNVWDRIEENVFANDVTNALAKIFPNDPPRFLARTPHGYHDTALIRSELEDAGFSHVAIETRAEQSRASSPRIPALAYCQGTLLRNEIEARDAAKLEAATDHATSVIADRHGSGEVSAKIQAHVIVAVA; from the coding sequence ATGCTGGAAACGGATAAGGTATTCGCCGGCTCTATCCCGGAAAACTACGACCGCTATATGGTGCCGTTGATTTTCGAGCCGTTCACCACGGATCTTGCACAACGGGCAGCGTCCTTGTCTCCAAGTGCCGTTTTGGAAATTGCCGCAGGCACCGGGGTCGTCACCCGCGCATTGGCGCCGAAACTATCCCCCGACGCAAGCTATATCGTCACCGATCTCAACCAGCCGATGCTCGACTACGCCGCTTCGCGACAAGGCCCCGACATTCGCATCAAATGGCGCCAGGCGGACGCCCTGGCGCTACCGTTTGAAGATGCGGCCTTCGATCTCGTTTGTTGTCAGTTCGGCGCGATGTTCTTTCCCGACCGGTCATCTGCTTACCGCGAAGCAAAACGGGTCCTGAAGCCCGGAGGACATTTCCTATTCAATGTCTGGGATCGGATAGAGGAGAATGTATTTGCGAATGATGTCACGAATGCTCTCGCAAAGATTTTCCCGAACGATCCGCCGCGCTTTCTGGCACGCACGCCGCACGGCTATCACGATACGGCACTGATTCGCAGCGAGCTGGAAGATGCAGGCTTCTCTCATGTGGCGATTGAGACGAGAGCCGAACAAAGCCGTGCATCTTCGCCGCGCATTCCGGCCCTCGCTTATTGTCAGGGAACTCTTCTTCGCAATGAAATCGAGGCGAGGGACGCGGCAAAGCTGGAAGCTGCAACCGACCACGCCACATCAGTGATTGCAGACAGGCATGGTAGCGGCGAAGTTTCCGCCAAAATTCAGGCGCACGTCATCGTGGCTGTGGCCTAA